From the Sphingobacteruim zhuxiongii genome, the window GCTTATCCATGGTTTGTCGGTGCTTGCTTTACGACCCGCATGTGCAAGCTGGATCCCTGGGATAGAACCTTGCTCTTTAATAAACTTCGTTATTTCTTGATATTTCGCAATATGTTCATCTTTCCATATACCTAAATCCCCGTAGGAGATTCTCCCCTCAGGAACAACAGCTGTCGCTTCTTGGATAATTGCTCCTGCTTTTCCAGTAGCAAACTGTCCTAAGTGGACAAGGTGCCAGTTGTTCGCAAAACCATCTTCTGCTGTGTATTGACACATAGGAGAGACAATAATGCGGTTAGAAAGGGTTAGATTTTTTAATTTAAGTGGATTGAATATTTCTGACATGTAGATGTTGTTTTTAGAATTTACCGTTTGTTCTTCGATCTTCTAACCAATACTTGATACTTATTGACAAGTAGCTTGATTAAATGATCTTAACAAAGATTGATTTTTATTCTAAAACAGAAGAAAATGTAGGTGAAATGTTAATTATCTATGACATAAGATAAAGAACAGAAATTGTTTCTAAAGATTGCTTATCCCTATATTGAACCCACAGGGCTTTAACGTCAAGCGGCAATTGTTTTACTGACTACTAATGTCAACTGCTCGCTAATAGCGAGTCACAGGTTCCAGATCTTTTAATTCATCTTCCGAGAATAATCTGTAATGAATTTTAAATGTTTTTCCGAGCGGAGTTTCTAATGAGAAGCCTCCTGGACCAAAGCCATCTAATACATCTAATGTAAAATGTGAGAATTGCCAATATTCGAAAAGGTCTCTATCAATCCAGAATTCATATCCTTCGACTAAACCAATCATGGCGTCATTCATTCGGGGATAGAATCCTCCTTTTTCAAAACATTGAGGTTGTGTTCCTTCACAGCATCCACCTGCTTGATAAAACATCAATGGGCCATGCTTATCCGTAAGTTCTTGGATTAGTTCTTTCGCTTTGTCTGTTAAATCTATTCTTGAAGTCATATCCGCTATTATAAAAAAGGGGTTACCTAAATAACCCCTTACCCGATTGTATGTTTGATTTTTAAAAAAATCCAAGTTTTTCTTTGCTGTACGAGATCAGCATATTCTTCGCCTGGCGGTAGTGTGCCAACATCATTTTATGATTTTCACGCCCAATACCTGATTGTTTGTAACCACCGAATGGTGCACCTGCTGGGTAGGAGTGATATTGGTTAACCCATACACGCCCAGCTTGAATAGCACGCGGAACTTGATAAAGCTCATGTGCGTCACGCGTCCAAACTCCAGCACCTAAACCATAGATTGTATCGTTTGCAATTGCAATCGCCTCGTCTACATCTTTAAACGTCGTTACTGCTAATACTGGACCGAAGATTTCTTCCTGGAAAATACGCATTTTATTGTGGCCTTTGAATAAGGTAGGCTTAATGTAATAGCCCTCTTCCAATCCAGCACCTAAGTGGTTTTCATCACCACCAGTCAATACTTCTGCACCTTCTTCTTTACCCAATTTGATATAAGACATAATCTTATCCTTTTGGATTTTCGATGCTTGTGCACCCATCATAACCGTTGGGTCTAAAGGATCGCCCACTTTGATTTGATTCACACGTTCAACTACACGTGCGATAAATCTATCATAGATGTCCTCCTGAATTAATAAGCGCGATGGACATGTACAGATCTCGCCTTGATTAAGAGCGAATAGTACAGCTCCTTCAATAGCTTTATCGAGATATGAATCGTCTTCGTCCATAACGGAAGAGAAGAATATATTCGGTGACTTACCACCCAATTCTAAGGTCACTGGGATAATATTTTCTGTAGCATATTGCATCACTAGACGTCCTGTTGCGGTAGAACCAGTAAATGCAGCTTTGTTTACATCTGGGTGTGTAACTAAATGACGCCCTAATTCAGAGCCGAACCCATTCACGATGTTTATTACTCCGGGAGGAATTAGATCACCTATCAATTCCATTAAAACCAGAATAGAAGTTGGTGTGCTCTCTGCTGGCTTCAATACGACTGTACATCCGGCAGCCAAAGCTGGCGCTAATTTCCATACAGCCATTAAGATTGGGAAGTTCCAAGGGATAATCTGTGCAACAACGCCTACAGGTTCGTTTACAATTAAAGAAACCGTATTTGCATCTAATTCTGATAATGATCCCTCTTCCGCGCGGATTACTCCAGCGAAATATCGGAAATGGTCAACTACTAATGGGATATCAGCATTTAAGGTCTCACGAACAGCTTTACCATTGTCAACAGTTTCAACGATAGCAATCTTCTCTAAATTTTGCTCGATACGATCGGCTATTTTATTCAAGATGATACTACGCTCAGTTGTTGAGCTTTTGCCCCAAGTTTCGAATGCTTTTTTTGCAGATGCAACAGCTTTGTCAATATCTTCTTTGGTCGAATGAGCAACCTGTGTGAAAGGTTTTCCATCTAATGGGGAAATATTATCAAAATATTTTCCTTGCGTTGGAGCTACAAATTCTCCATTAATGTAATTGTCATATCGTTCTTTGAACGATGGTCTTGCTAGTGCACTCATATTATCGTTTTTTCAAGTTTATATTGTCACTATTCCAAATGTAAGCTTAACGAAAGTTTGACAGTAGCATTATCCTCGCAGACAATAGCATTATTCTATCAAGACGCTTATTTATCAAAATCTGACGTTAATAAGACGAATGGGATGACAGAAGGTTTTGAAATATCAATAGATTTTATATATTTGATAAGCAACCAATTATAAAATGTGTATGATATGAGCGGAAAAAATCTGATTCGTGCTCTCCCGTTTTCGAAAGAAAAGGAGTTGAGTACATTGGTTGAAAATAGAAGAGCGTATACCCTTGATAGTTTCGAGTTGAACATCTATGAAACCTATGAAGCGAGCAACTTAGTGCCTCTACAGTTTAACGATATGGTAATAATCAATATGCTGAAAGGTAAGAAAGTAATGCATGTAAACGATTTGCCAGCATTCGATTATTACCCTGGAGAAACGATTGTTTTACCTGCCCTGAAACCTATGCAAATAGATTTTCCCGATGCAGCACTGCAAGATCCAACCCAATGTACGGCTTTGGTGGTATCGGCTGATAAAATCGAGAAAACCTTGAATTATCTAAATGAAAGTTATCCCAAAGAAAATAAAAGCATGCAATGGAATCTCTCTTGGGAAAATGTACATTTTGCTAATACGAGTGAAATTGCCTCGTTAACAGATCGCCTATTTTCTACGATGACCAGCAATGATCCACTCAAAGATGTTTTATCGGATATTCTTTTCAAAGAGTTGCTAGTCAGGATTATACAACAACAGAAATTATCTACAGTTGTTAGCCCAGGAACAGAGCAACATAATAATTTGCTTGTTCATATCCGGAATTTTATCACTAAAAATATAAATGATAAGCTAACCATTGATCAACTAAGTCAACATGTTAACATGAGTAACGCGAGCTTATTTCGCGTGTTCAAAGAAGAAGTAGGGATTACTCCAATGGAATTAGTAATTCAAGAGCGTCTAAGCAAAGCTAAGGAACTACTTAAATCAAAATTGTCTGTAAAAGAAGTTTGCTATGCCTGCGGATTTTCGGATGTAAATTATTTTGTTCGTATGTTCAGAAAAAGAGAACATATGACACCTGGAAATTATCAGCGTAGAGCAGAGGCTATCGTTTCATAACGCGGTCGAGCTCTCGTTTGGATTCACGTTCTTTGATACTGTCGCGCTTGTCAAAGTCTTTTTTACCTTGAGCTAAGGCGATCTCAATCTTTGCGTATCCGCGTTCATTAACGAAAATACGAAGAGGAACGATCGTATATCCTTTTTCTTCGCCCTTTTCACGCAATTTCTTGAGCTCTTTCTTAGTTAGCAATAGCTTTCTATCACGCTTAGCTTCATGATTATAAAATGAACCAAAAGAGTACTCTGCGATATGCATGTTACGAATATAAAGGCCATCTTCGAAAAACGAACAGAAGCTATCGTTAATATTCGCTTTACCTTGACGAATGGATTTTATCTCTGTTCCGAGTAAGGCAATGCCAGCGACATAGCGATCTAACAGGTGAAATTCGAAGGAAGCACGCTTGTTTTTTATGTTAACTGTTGATGAAATTGCCATTTTGTCCGTTTCGTTTGAAGCACAAAGGTAACAATTTGGGAAAATTAGCAAAACTAACAGTGTTTTTATACTAAACAATCTGTTAATATTAATTTAATTTTATGATATTTATATGTCAAAATAAAGCTAAATTGAGGTTTAAGTTTTGTATGTTTGCGACGATTTTTTGTATCGAAAGGTAAAAGTTACACTTATATTATTTAATAGTTAGGCGTAGTTTTGTACCTTTGTGGGATTTTTGACGTTTTTTGTTAAAAGTTCAAAAAGTAAATATTATTGAGAATATAGATACCTGACGAATGAGCAAGGGAAAATTAAACGAAAGAACTGCACGGTTTTTAAATGGCGAACTAGGGGAAATCAAATCGAAAAACTTATACGCTTATTTTAGACCTATTCAATCTAAACAAGATACAGAGGTTATTATCGATGGCCGCAGAGTATTAATGTTTGGATCAAATTCCTACCTAGGTTTAACGACTGATCCTCGTATCATTCAAGCTTCGCAGGATGCGTTGGCCAAATACGGTACCGGTTGTGCCGGTTCTAGGTTTCTTAATGGTACATTAGATATTCACGTGGAACTTGAAGAAAAGTTGGCTGACTATGTTGGTAAAGACGCAGCTATTCTTTTCAGTACGGGTTTCCAATCGAATCTAGGACCATTATCATGCCTTACAGGTCGTAATGACTATATTCTACTGGATGAACGTGACCACGCATCAATTATTGATGGTAGCCGTTTGTCTTTCTCTAAGGTGATAAAATACGCACATAATAATATCGATGATCTTCGCGATAAAATGTCTCGTTTACCAGAAGAAAGCTTTAAGTTGATTGCAACAGATGGTATCTTCAGTATGGAAGGAGACATTGTTAAGTTACCTGAACTTGTTCAAGTAGCTAACGAATTCGACGCTGCGATATTGTGTGATGATGCACATAGTTTAGGTGTGATTGGCGAGAAAGGAGCGGGTACAGCATCTCATTTTGGTCTTACAGAAGATGTAGACTTAATCATGGGTACTTTCAGTAAATCGCTAGCGTCACTTGGTGGTTTTGTTGCAGCAGATAAGGATACTATCGAATTCTTAAAACATAGAGCTCGCTCTTTAATGTTTAGTGCAAGTATGACGCCGGCGTCTGTTGCTTCTACTTTGAAAGCATTAGAAATTATCCAAACGGAGCCTGAACACATAGAGAAATTATGGGCAAATACAAACTATGCGAAAAAGCTATTATTAGATAGTGGATTCGATTTAGGTGCTACAGAAAGTCCAATCTTACCAGTATTCGTAAGAAATAACGAAAAAACTTATATAGTAACTAAAATGCTGCAAGACGACGGAGTTTTTGTAAACCCTGTTGTTGCTCCGGCAGTACCTGCTGAAGAATCCTTAATCCGCTTCTCTTTAATGGCTACACATACTTTCGATCAAATCGATGAAGCTGTAGAGAAATTAGCAAAAGTTTTCAAAGCACTCGAAGTAGAAAGTTATATTGGATAATTAAAATATAAAGGCTGTGATCACGATTGTTCCTGTAGAAACGAAGAGCCAAAGAGCTAGCTTCATTGATTTTCCGCATGATCTCTACGAGGCTGATCCTAATTATGTCCCGGAGTTGTTCTTAGGACAAGAGGATTTGCTCAATCCGAAAAAACATCCTTTTTATAAACATTCGCAAGCACAGCCCTTTTTAGCTTATCAAGATGGTAAGATTGTAGGACGGGTGCTTGCCATCTACAATGTAAATCATAATAACTTTAATCAAGTCAATGAAGGGCAGTTTGGCTTTTTTGATTGTATTAACGATCAAGAGGTAGCAGATAAACTCCTCGAAACTGCAATGGCTTGGGTAAAGAGTAAAGGTGCCAACAATATTGTTGGACCAATCAATTTAAGTACAAACGATACTTGTGGCTTATTGGTAGAAGGTTTTGACCGACCTCCAATGGCCATGATGCCTTATAATTTTCCTTATTATATTGATCTGATAACCAATGCAGGCTTCAACAAAAAAGAAGATCTACGGGCTTATCTTGTTAATAAAGCAAATGCGAGTCATCGATCAGTTCTCCTATTAGATAAACTGGAAGCTCGTTTAGAACGCTCAGGCATTAAATTGCGACAAATCAATTTAAAGGATTTCAAAAACGAAGCAGAACGGATCAAAGTTGTTTACAATAAAGCATGGGATAAAAATCTTGGCTTTGTGCCGATGACAGACGATGAGTTTTTCTACGTTGCCAAAGATCTGAAAATGATTGTCGATCCTAAATACTGCATTCTTGCACAGAAAGGAGAGGAAATCGTTGGATTTGCCTTAGGTATTCCAAATATCAATGAAATCTTAATTAATATTAAACGCGGAAGACTATTGCCGACAGGTCTTTTTAAATTACTTTTCGGTAAAAAGAAAATCAAGACGCTGAGAGTATTAATGCTTGGGGTATTGGATAACTATCGTAAACTTGGTATTGAAGCATGTTTATACGGCAGAATTATTAAAAATGCAATGCCTGAAGGTATTGTTGAGGCAGAATGCTCTTGGATGCTTGACCATAACTATATGATGAATCACGCGATCGAGCAAATCAACGCAGATTTCTACAAGCGGTATCGTCTGTACGAAAAAGCAATATGAAAAAGAAAATTTTCATTACCGGTGCGAGCGGATTTGTAGGTTCTCACCTGGTAGAAGCGGCCCAACGTATGGGCCTTGAGGTGCATGCTGCCGTTAGAAAGAGCAGTAAAACTGATCAAATAGCACCGTTTGTCGATAAATTCGTCTTCCCGGATCTGGGAAATAGCGAAAATCTTAAAACTTTATTCGAAGAAGAACAATATAGCTACATCATTCATGCGGCGGCGATGACCAAAGCGAAGGATGAAAAGCAGATGACTGCCGTTAATGTTGGCTACACAGAAGCGATTTTACAAGCCGCAACCTGCGCAAGTG encodes:
- a CDS encoding DUF779 domain-containing protein, translating into MTSRIDLTDKAKELIQELTDKHGPLMFYQAGGCCEGTQPQCFEKGGFYPRMNDAMIGLVEGYEFWIDRDLFEYWQFSHFTLDVLDGFGPGGFSLETPLGKTFKIHYRLFSEDELKDLEPVTRY
- the smpB gene encoding SsrA-binding protein SmpB translates to MAISSTVNIKNKRASFEFHLLDRYVAGIALLGTEIKSIRQGKANINDSFCSFFEDGLYIRNMHIAEYSFGSFYNHEAKRDRKLLLTKKELKKLREKGEEKGYTIVPLRIFVNERGYAKIEIALAQGKKDFDKRDSIKERESKRELDRVMKR
- a CDS encoding helix-turn-helix domain-containing protein, with the protein product MSGKNLIRALPFSKEKELSTLVENRRAYTLDSFELNIYETYEASNLVPLQFNDMVIINMLKGKKVMHVNDLPAFDYYPGETIVLPALKPMQIDFPDAALQDPTQCTALVVSADKIEKTLNYLNESYPKENKSMQWNLSWENVHFANTSEIASLTDRLFSTMTSNDPLKDVLSDILFKELLVRIIQQQKLSTVVSPGTEQHNNLLVHIRNFITKNINDKLTIDQLSQHVNMSNASLFRVFKEEVGITPMELVIQERLSKAKELLKSKLSVKEVCYACGFSDVNYFVRMFRKREHMTPGNYQRRAEAIVS
- the spt gene encoding serine palmitoyltransferase; its protein translation is MSKGKLNERTARFLNGELGEIKSKNLYAYFRPIQSKQDTEVIIDGRRVLMFGSNSYLGLTTDPRIIQASQDALAKYGTGCAGSRFLNGTLDIHVELEEKLADYVGKDAAILFSTGFQSNLGPLSCLTGRNDYILLDERDHASIIDGSRLSFSKVIKYAHNNIDDLRDKMSRLPEESFKLIATDGIFSMEGDIVKLPELVQVANEFDAAILCDDAHSLGVIGEKGAGTASHFGLTEDVDLIMGTFSKSLASLGGFVAADKDTIEFLKHRARSLMFSASMTPASVASTLKALEIIQTEPEHIEKLWANTNYAKKLLLDSGFDLGATESPILPVFVRNNEKTYIVTKMLQDDGVFVNPVVAPAVPAEESLIRFSLMATHTFDQIDEAVEKLAKVFKALEVESYIG
- a CDS encoding aldehyde dehydrogenase family protein; translation: MSALARPSFKERYDNYINGEFVAPTQGKYFDNISPLDGKPFTQVAHSTKEDIDKAVASAKKAFETWGKSSTTERSIILNKIADRIEQNLEKIAIVETVDNGKAVRETLNADIPLVVDHFRYFAGVIRAEEGSLSELDANTVSLIVNEPVGVVAQIIPWNFPILMAVWKLAPALAAGCTVVLKPAESTPTSILVLMELIGDLIPPGVINIVNGFGSELGRHLVTHPDVNKAAFTGSTATGRLVMQYATENIIPVTLELGGKSPNIFFSSVMDEDDSYLDKAIEGAVLFALNQGEICTCPSRLLIQEDIYDRFIARVVERVNQIKVGDPLDPTVMMGAQASKIQKDKIMSYIKLGKEEGAEVLTGGDENHLGAGLEEGYYIKPTLFKGHNKMRIFQEEIFGPVLAVTTFKDVDEAIAIANDTIYGLGAGVWTRDAHELYQVPRAIQAGRVWVNQYHSYPAGAPFGGYKQSGIGRENHKMMLAHYRQAKNMLISYSKEKLGFF